One Mesorhizobium loti genomic window carries:
- a CDS encoding nucleoside diphosphate kinase regulator, Rnk codes for MTSTNCCLTTKDFAVLEVMLARRQAFADPIARMLEHKLSSADVVPLDSVEPDIVTLNSRVVFSIDAGQTETRTLVQNEVRGPVGSSLSVATRRGLCMLGMAQGETALIEHADGRRESILIKAVLYQPEAARRAVRQKDRADRRRPHGLTLVYSAADDWRPLGETAGMRQTEDDDPGPSAA; via the coding sequence ATGACGAGCACGAATTGCTGCCTGACGACGAAGGACTTCGCAGTCCTCGAAGTCATGCTGGCGCGCCGGCAGGCATTCGCGGATCCGATCGCGCGTATGCTCGAACACAAGCTTTCAAGCGCCGATGTCGTTCCGCTTGATTCGGTCGAGCCCGATATTGTGACGCTCAATAGCAGAGTGGTGTTCAGCATTGATGCCGGTCAGACCGAGACGCGCACCCTGGTGCAGAACGAGGTGCGCGGACCGGTCGGCTCCAGCCTGTCGGTGGCGACGAGGCGCGGGCTCTGCATGCTAGGCATGGCGCAGGGCGAAACGGCTTTGATCGAGCACGCCGATGGCCGACGGGAGTCGATCCTGATCAAGGCCGTGCTTTACCAGCCGGAGGCTGCCCGGCGCGCGGTCAGGCAGAAGGACCGGGCCGATCGGCGACGACCGCACGGGCTTACTCTCGTCTACAGCGCCGCAGACGATTGGCGGCCTCTTGGCGAGACGGCCGGAATGCGGCAGACAGAAGACGACGACCCCGGTCCCTCGGCGGCGTGA
- a CDS encoding D-amino acid dehydrogenase small subunit DadA, with protein MKIMVLGGGVIGVTTAYYLAEAGHEVTVLDRQKGPALETSFANAGEISPGYASPWAGPGIPLKAIKWLLMKHGPLVVRPAFDPHMWTWLVKMLRNCTAERYAINKSRMVPLAEYSRDTLKALREATGITYDERTQGTLQLFRTQKQLDGTGGDVEVLKKYGVPYEILDQDGCIAAEPALAGVREKFVGGLRLPHDETGDCKMFTEKLAELCVARGVTFEYDTTIWRVIRSRNRIANLSTSKGFKASEAYVMALGSYSAGFMRRMKRSIPVYPVKGYSITVPIKDAALAPVSTVMDETYKVAITRLGDRIRVGGTAEISGFDLRLHESRRRTLEHSVGDLFAGAGAMREATFWCGLRPMTPDGPPLIGRTELSNLFLNTGHGTLGWTMACGSAKVLADIMSNKVPDIDARALAQERYLK; from the coding sequence ATGAAGATCATGGTGCTGGGCGGCGGCGTCATCGGGGTGACCACGGCCTATTATCTTGCCGAGGCTGGCCACGAGGTGACGGTGCTCGACCGCCAGAAGGGCCCGGCGCTGGAAACCAGCTTCGCCAATGCCGGCGAGATTTCACCCGGCTATGCATCGCCCTGGGCCGGACCCGGCATTCCGCTGAAGGCGATCAAATGGCTGTTGATGAAGCATGGCCCGCTGGTGGTGCGGCCGGCCTTCGACCCGCATATGTGGACCTGGCTGGTCAAGATGCTGCGCAACTGCACGGCCGAGCGCTATGCGATCAACAAGTCGCGGATGGTGCCGCTGGCCGAATACAGCCGCGACACGCTGAAGGCGCTGCGCGAGGCGACCGGCATCACCTATGACGAGCGCACCCAGGGCACGCTGCAGCTGTTTCGCACGCAAAAGCAGCTCGACGGCACCGGCGGCGATGTCGAGGTGCTGAAGAAATATGGCGTGCCCTACGAGATCCTCGATCAGGATGGCTGCATCGCGGCGGAGCCGGCGCTGGCCGGTGTGCGCGAGAAGTTCGTCGGCGGGCTCAGGCTGCCGCATGACGAAACCGGTGACTGCAAGATGTTCACCGAGAAACTGGCCGAGCTCTGTGTCGCGCGTGGCGTCACGTTCGAATACGACACGACGATCTGGCGCGTTATCCGCAGCCGCAACCGCATTGCCAATCTCAGCACCAGCAAGGGTTTCAAGGCCTCCGAAGCCTATGTGATGGCGCTGGGCAGCTACTCGGCGGGCTTCATGCGCAGGATGAAACGGTCGATCCCGGTCTATCCGGTCAAAGGCTATTCGATCACCGTGCCGATCAAGGATGCAGCCCTGGCGCCGGTGTCGACCGTGATGGACGAGACCTACAAGGTGGCAATCACACGGCTCGGCGACCGCATCCGCGTCGGCGGCACGGCCGAGATTTCCGGCTTCGACCTCAGGCTGCATGAATCACGGCGCCGCACGCTCGAACATTCGGTCGGCGATCTCTTTGCGGGCGCCGGCGCCATGCGCGAGGCGACCTTCTGGTGCGGGCTGCGGCCGATGACGCCGGATGGCCCGCCACTGATCGGCCGCACCGAGCTTTCCAATCTCTTCCTCAACACCGGCCATGGTACGCTCGGCTGGACCATGGCCTGCGGCTCGGCCAAGGTGCTGGCTGACATCATGTCCAACAAGGTGCCCGACATCGATGCCCGTGCCCTCGCGCAGGAGCGCTACCTGAAATAG
- a CDS encoding nucleoside diphosphate kinase regulator has product MQHAIGLRPSSQILISDTDHGRLTSLARALLDRTPETAEELLSEMDRAVITDAAAMPAGVVRMGSIVTVRADGGETQRIMLVYPGEADIAENRISVLTPMGTALIGATIGQAVCWSSRGGRELSVTVEAVDTPPSGPQRP; this is encoded by the coding sequence ATGCAACATGCAATCGGACTGCGACCAAGCAGCCAGATTTTGATCAGTGATACCGACCACGGCAGGTTGACCAGCCTGGCGAGGGCCTTGCTCGATCGCACCCCCGAGACGGCCGAGGAGCTGCTTTCGGAAATGGACCGGGCCGTCATCACGGACGCGGCGGCGATGCCGGCCGGCGTGGTGCGTATGGGTTCGATCGTGACGGTCCGTGCCGACGGCGGGGAGACCCAGCGCATCATGCTGGTCTATCCCGGCGAAGCCGACATTGCCGAAAACAGGATTTCGGTGCTGACGCCGATGGGAACGGCGCTTATCGGCGCGACCATCGGGCAGGCGGTGTGCTGGAGCAGCCGTGGCGGCCGGGAACTGTCGGTGACCGTTGAAGCCGTCGATACGCCGCCCTCCGGCCCGCAACGGCCTTGA
- a CDS encoding phospholipase D/transphosphatidylase yields MNRSASIILALIGLAALAGCTGTGRNACDLLPGQEACARPSLSAGTPGPQVAASQFFGDAGASDYERRFLALLAHNQLGAMDRANGTGPFGRNRRDVQNSDFQATYSTLQQLAGPVARALLPPASGGSGEGQFDGRWRVSRQTLYIDAAARPTAPKTFDFSGLQARSTEIVVRQVGEQPADIEATCDGALAIRDAGASRTIAAGAAFRFRLSGEDDAVSLFPSDSLNRCTARIRSSLASAGAPLTIRREEAADPSLASFDSRYERCPVPDSAGLDALERAFYASRWLSQTCALPIGAPKLLRKSRDGFNAKVEALMGAPLSDAAIDKGDPDLPLDFSRAPRLKLIYLSSLEFKADFSGCIMERLIRHHAALGTKVRIMVTDVLEREKDDAMLHRLAAEFPNVELQEYRWRADHGAPIDEQISQLHKTHHIKMLATLAEDPARSRVIIGGRNIHDGFLFHQPIDLSRYPDLQQYGKTDGLSLNYYSNWSDFDIEFADSATVETLAAHLSTIWLRDADTNLARPFSIPVRGDGPQGNARHFISVPYEDDHALEAYFVELVDAAQHHIQIVNPYLNLTPSLAQAVDRALARGVKIDIVGRIDLKGDIGGKFLTALNKLFVEKYGDRINIREFKAPDVVLHSKIMMIDERLVAISSVNLNNRSFFHDSENGMMVLDPAFYIRMKPIYDDYLAHSNPVSTKVTIPWAYRLLFDEAWVRQAF; encoded by the coding sequence CCTTGCCGGTTGTACCGGCACAGGCCGCAATGCCTGCGACCTCCTGCCGGGACAGGAAGCCTGCGCGCGGCCTTCCCTGTCGGCCGGCACGCCCGGGCCGCAGGTCGCGGCGTCGCAGTTTTTCGGCGATGCCGGCGCCAGTGACTACGAAAGACGATTCCTGGCACTGCTTGCCCATAATCAGCTCGGCGCCATGGACCGCGCCAACGGCACCGGCCCATTCGGGCGCAACCGGCGCGACGTGCAGAACAGTGACTTCCAGGCGACCTATTCGACGCTGCAGCAACTGGCCGGACCGGTCGCCAGGGCGCTTCTGCCGCCCGCCAGTGGCGGCAGCGGCGAGGGCCAGTTCGACGGACGCTGGCGGGTGTCGCGGCAGACGCTTTACATCGATGCGGCGGCGCGGCCCACAGCCCCCAAGACTTTCGATTTCTCCGGCCTGCAGGCACGCAGCACCGAGATCGTCGTGCGCCAGGTCGGCGAGCAGCCTGCCGACATCGAGGCCACCTGCGACGGCGCGTTGGCGATCCGCGACGCCGGCGCCTCGCGCACCATCGCCGCCGGCGCGGCATTTCGGTTCCGCCTGTCTGGCGAGGACGACGCAGTCAGCCTGTTTCCAAGCGACAGCCTGAACCGCTGCACGGCAAGGATCCGCTCCAGCCTTGCTTCGGCCGGCGCGCCGCTTACGATCCGGCGCGAAGAGGCCGCCGATCCCTCGCTCGCCAGCTTCGACAGCCGCTACGAGCGTTGCCCGGTCCCCGACAGCGCCGGCCTCGACGCGCTTGAACGCGCCTTCTATGCCAGCCGCTGGCTGTCGCAGACCTGCGCCCTGCCGATCGGCGCGCCCAAGCTGCTGCGCAAGTCGCGCGACGGCTTCAACGCCAAGGTCGAGGCGCTGATGGGCGCGCCTCTGTCCGATGCGGCAATAGACAAAGGCGACCCCGATCTGCCGCTCGATTTCTCCAGGGCGCCAAGGCTGAAGCTGATCTATCTGTCCTCGCTCGAATTCAAGGCCGACTTTTCAGGCTGCATCATGGAACGGCTGATCCGTCATCATGCAGCCCTTGGCACCAAGGTGCGCATCATGGTCACCGACGTGCTGGAGCGCGAGAAGGACGACGCCATGCTGCACCGGCTGGCGGCTGAATTCCCCAATGTCGAATTGCAGGAGTACCGCTGGCGCGCCGACCATGGCGCGCCGATCGACGAGCAGATTTCACAATTGCACAAGACCCATCATATCAAGATGCTGGCGACGCTGGCTGAGGATCCCGCGCGCTCGCGCGTCATCATCGGCGGCCGCAACATCCATGATGGCTTCCTGTTCCATCAGCCGATCGACCTGTCACGCTATCCGGACCTGCAGCAATACGGCAAGACCGACGGGCTTTCGCTGAACTACTATTCGAACTGGAGCGACTTCGACATCGAGTTCGCCGACAGCGCCACGGTCGAGACGCTCGCCGCGCATCTGTCGACGATATGGTTGCGCGACGCCGACACCAATCTGGCGCGCCCCTTCTCCATCCCGGTTCGCGGTGATGGCCCCCAAGGCAATGCCCGGCATTTCATTTCGGTGCCCTATGAAGACGACCATGCGCTGGAGGCCTATTTCGTCGAGCTGGTCGATGCCGCTCAACACCACATCCAGATCGTCAACCCCTACCTTAATTTGACGCCGAGCCTCGCCCAGGCCGTTGACCGGGCGCTTGCCCGTGGCGTCAAGATCGACATTGTCGGCCGCATCGATCTCAAGGGCGATATCGGCGGCAAATTCCTCACCGCGCTCAACAAGCTGTTCGTCGAGAAATATGGCGACCGCATCAACATCCGCGAGTTCAAGGCGCCCGACGTGGTGCTGCATTCCAAGATCATGATGATCGACGAAAGGCTGGTCGCCATCTCCTCGGTCAACCTCAACAACCGCAGCTTCTTCCACGATTCAGAGAACGGCATGATGGTGCTCGATCCCGCCTTCTACATCAGGATGAAGCCGATCTATGACGACTATCTCGCCCACTCGAACCCGGTTTCCACCAAGGTGACGATCCCGTGGGCCTATCGGTTGCTGTTCGATGAGGCCTGGGTCAGGCAGGCGTTCTGA